The DNA segment CTGCCAAGCTCAGACAGAACAGCTTCTGTGACTTGTGCACAGCGGGCTGTCACTGGTGGGCGGTAGGTTTTGGTGGGTTAAAATGAGTGAGTTGCGTTCATAGAACAGGAAGCCAAGAGAGGGACTATAACCTTAACAAGTTAAGCAAGGACAGGCACATTGCAGTGTTGTTTCTTGTACCTATTTCAGTTCACAACGCATTAGAACGATGGCTGAACTGAGGACTGGTGAGGCAGCAGGTTACAGCTGTAGCAGCCTCTGTGTTTGACAAGACACCAAACACCTCACACCCCATGAGGCCACAGAAGCATTAAATTTGGAAAGATCTCTTATGGTTGCCAAGTCCAgacatcagcccaacaccactatgcctactaaaccatgtccccaagtgtgATGTCTACAAGCTTGTTGTCACCAGGAACGGTaacttcaccacttccctgggcagcctgttccaatgctttaccactctgtccagaactggacacaatactccagataaggtctcacaagagaggattagagggtcagaatcccctcccttaatctgctggccatgcttcttttgatgcagcccagaacacggTTGGCCTTCCCtggacaacttgttccagtgccccaccatcctcatcataaagaaattcctccttacatctaatctaaatctgcccctctccagtttatagccattgcccctcatctatcactacatacctttgtaaaaagtccctccccagctttcctgtaggcccccttcaggtactggaaggtctttcttttgatgcagctgtgagcgcacactgccggctcatgtcgagcttctcatcactcagcacccccaagtccttctctgcagggctgctctcaatcacatcaccccccatcctgccctgaaatcggggattgccccgacccaggtgcaggaccttacacttggccttgttgaacctcacaaggttctcacagccccacttctccagcctgacaagatccctctggatgacatcccgtccttccagtgtggcaactgccccactcagcttggtgtcatctgcagactcgctgagggtgcattcgatcTCGCTGTCTctatcactgatgaagatattaaacagcaccggtcccagtgCGGACCCCTGCGGGACACCACCAGTCACGGCTCTCCATCTGGACCTCAGGCCCACAGCACCCACTCGACCCCCTGCTCGCTCCTATGCGGACACGCTCACTCCCGCCCGCCGGAAGCCGGAAGCCGGAAGCGGGGGAtgcgggaggcggcggggcggggcccgGCGGTGGCGGCGGTCGCGGGGTGCGGGCGGCGGGCGGAGGCCCCCGCGGGGCAATATGTTCAAGAGAATGGCTGAGTTCGGGCCTGACTCCGGGGGCAGGGTGAAGGTGCGGCCCCGGGCGGGCGGGGAGGCTCGGCGGGCGGCCCGCGGGCGGCGGGCGCCTTCCGAACGCGCCCCTCCGGGGCTTCTCCCTGCTTTTGTGTTGCAAGGGCGTCACCATCGTGAAGCCGATCGTGTACGGGAACGTGGCGCGGTACTTcgggaagaagagggaggaggacGGCCACACGCACCAGTGGACGGTGTACGTGAAGCCCTACAGGAACGAGGTGCGGCGCACGGGCGGGCGGGCAGGGGGACGGAGGGACGGACAGGGGGGGCGGACGGGCGGGGGGGAGCGCCGGCATCCTCCTCTGAGAGTGAACGGGGGGCCTGGGTGGAAGCGGAGGGAACTCGCAGGAC comes from the Cuculus canorus isolate bCucCan1 chromosome 1, bCucCan1.pri, whole genome shotgun sequence genome and includes:
- the YEATS4 gene encoding YEATS domain-containing protein 4, with product MTSRPSSVATAPLSLVSSADSLRVHSISLSLSLMKILNSTGPSADPCGTPPVTALHLDLRPTAPTRPPARSYADTLTPARRKPEAGSGGCGRRRGGARRWRRSRGAGGGRRPPRGNMFKRMAEFGPDSGGRVKGVTIVKPIVYGNVARYFGKKREEDGHTHQWTVYVKPYRNEDMSAYVKKIQFKLHESYGNPLRVVTKPPYEITETGWGEFEIIIKIFFIDPNERPVTLYHLLKLFQSDTNAILGKKTVVSEFYDEMIFQDPTAMMQQLLTTSRQLTLGAYKHETEFADLEVKTREKLEAAKKKTSFEIAELKERLKASRETINCLKNEIRKLEEDDQSKDM